In a genomic window of Wyeomyia smithii strain HCP4-BCI-WySm-NY-G18 chromosome 1, ASM2978416v1, whole genome shotgun sequence:
- the LOC129723143 gene encoding glutathione hydrolase 1 proenzyme-like, giving the protein MLCNLSKTKLLLITLLAAIVVVGITLGLVFGLRNGNSEGQDSKSPALRGGAVVSNGHECGAIGANILRRNGSAVDAAIAIMLCEEVTCPQSTGIGGGFLATIYERETGEVISLDARETAPLAATEDMFVNNGDAAVEGGLAIATPGVIKGYWEMHQRYGKLEWKALFEETIELCRNGVVVDDFLRYAMVDKRQIILSVPSLREVFINPETEDVWQVGDLLKRVVLADTLEIIAEEGVDALHKEGGSLLSKLVADLQEFGSIITKEDFIQYKPRWLPPASTTVRQNYSVYSMPLPGSGTIAIYILNLLDGYDDLRPDDPVTWHRVTEAFMHAYGARTRAGDPDFVSDIDKLIDDLGSKSYADDIRTKIDDDRTFTEYKYYGAEFAEQEDHGTAHASVLAPNGDAVAITGTINT; this is encoded by the exons ATGCT GTGCAATCTAAGTAAAACAAAACTCTTGCTTATTACGCTACTGGCGGCAATTGTTGTTGTTGGGATTACTCTGGGCCTGGTGTTTGGTCTCCGCAATGGTAATTCTGAAGGGCAGGACAGTAAATCACCAGCATTACGAGGGGGCGCAGTTGTATCCAACGGACATGAATGTGGTGCCATTGGAGCCAATATTTTGCGACGGAATGGATCGGCCGTCGATGCAGCGATTGCTATCATGTTGTGTGAAGAGGTAACCTGTCCTCAGAGCACCGGAATCGGTGGTGGTTTTCTGGCGACTATCTACGAACGTGAAACGGGAGAAGTGATTTCGCTGGATGCTAGAGAAACTGCCCCGCTGGCGGCAACTGAAGATATGTTTGTAAACAACGGAGACGCAGCGGTTGAAGGTGGTTTAGCGATTGCTACTCCCGGCGTTATCAAAGGTTATTGGGAGATGCACCAACGTTACGGAAAATTAGAATGGAAGGCCTTGTTTGAGGAGACTATTGAACTTTGCCGAAACGGGGTGGTTGTGGATGATTTTCTACGTTACGCTATGGTAGACAAGCGACAGATAATTTTGTCTGTTCCATCACTGCGAGAAGTTTTTATTAACCCGGAAACGGAAGACGTTTGGCAGGTGGGTGATTTATTGAAACGCGTGGTGCTTGCTGATACTTTAGAGATCATTGCTGAAGAAGGAGTGGATGCTCTTCACAAGGAAGGTGGCAGTTTGTTGTCAAAATTGGTGGCAGACCTTCAGGAGTTTGGCAGTATAATAACAAAAGAAGATtttattcaatacaa GCCACGATGGTTACCTCCAGCTTCTACGACTGTTCGGCAGAATTACAGTGTGTACAGTATGCCGCTACCTGGCAGTGGAACCATTGCCATCTATATTCTAAACCTATTGGATGGGTATGATGATTTGAGACCAGATGATCCGGTCACCTGGCATCGTGTGACGGAGGCTTTCATGCACGCTTATGGTGCTCGTACTCGCGCAGGAGACCCTGATTTTGTATCTGACATTGACAAACTGATTGATGATTTAGGGAGCAAATCTTATGCGGATGATATACGGACAAAAATTGATGATGATAGAACTTTTACTGAATATAAATATTATGGTGCAGAGTTTGCGGAACAGGAGGACCACGGGACGGCACACGCTTCGGTGTTAGCACCGAATGGCGACGCGGTAGCAATCACAGGCACTATCAATACCTAG
- the LOC129723109 gene encoding scoloptoxin SSD14-like, with protein sequence MLLPGNRKNMLMLSAGTLFGLAIMSVAVIFVLHEHELFPESVGAVASNAFECAAIGGQILREEGSAADAAIAMMICEEVACPESAGIGGGFLLTLYERQSQTVRVLDAREIAARGVWQDMFVNNGNATAHGGLAIATPGALKGYWVLHQRYGKLSWRRLLDPTIVLCYRGHIVNPYMAEALQDAREDILNSPSLREIFVDADTGDVWKEGDRIRRPDFAHTLEIIAEEGANALYSKGGTLLPMLMQDLKLFGSLITEDDFYSYEPRWLTPVSTELQENIVYSAALPGGGTILVHMLNVLAGYDDLDLDDPKTWHRLVETFKHAYGVRTRLGDPPFVTGIEELIRNLTSLDYADYIRDKIDDYRTYTDYKFYGADFTTSEDHGTAHVSVLAPNGDAVSVTSTINDYFGAHLLSMRTGIILNGEMDDFSTPGVINIFGVPASPANYIAPGKRPLSSMAPTIVVDQEGNVRLIVGGAGGTRITTATLQLVLRKVLFDQELSTLMAAPRVHHQLAPMEVEFEESVEKSIIEGLTARGHRTTKVERVATTTAVARESDGRVTAAYDPRRPGSVEIVELD encoded by the exons ATGTT ATTACCAGGCAATCGGAAGAACATGTTGATGCTGTCAGCTGGAACTTTATTTGGTTTGGCTATTATGTCGGTTGCCGTGATTTTTGTACTACACGAACACGAGTTATTCCCGGAATCGGTCGGGGCAGTGGCATCCAACGCTTTCGAGTGTGCCGCAATAGGAGGGCAAATTCTTCGGGAAGAAGGTTCGGCTGCGGACGCTGCTATAGCAATGATGATCTGTGAGGAAGTAGCCTGTCCGGAGAGTGCGGGAATTGGCGGTGGTTTCTTGCTAACACTCTACGAACGTCAGTCACAGACGGTGAGGGTGTTGGATGCTCGAGAAATCGCTGCTCGTGGTGTTTGGCAGGATATGTTCGTTAATAATGGAAACGCCACTGCTCACGGCGGTTTGGCGATTGCTACGCCTGGTGCTTTGAAGGGTTATTGGGTGTTGCATCAGCGTTACGGAAAACTTTCCTGGCGGAGACTGCTAGATCCAACAATAGTGCTCTGCTACCGAGGACATATTGTGAACCCTTATATGGCGGAAGCGTTGCAGGATGCGAGAGAGGATATTTTGAACAGCCCTTCATTGAGGGAGATTTTTGTTGATGCTGATACTGGAGATGTATGGAAAGAAGGGGATCGAATCAGAAGGCCAGACTTTGCCCATACGCTTGAGATTATTGCTGAAGAAGGGGCGAATGCATTGTACTCGAAAGGAGGCACTCTGCTTCCTATGCTAATGCAGGACTTGAAATTGTTTGGAAGCCTAATTACAGAAGATGACTTTTACAGTTATGA GCCACGATGGCTCACTCCTGTTTCAACAGAACTCCAGGAAAACATTGTCTACAGTGCTGCTCTACCTGGAGGCGGCACCATCTTAGTTCATATGTTGAATGTGCTCGCTGGATATGATGACCTTGATTTAGACGATCCCAAGACGTGGCACCGGTTAGTGGAAACATTCAAGCACGCTTACGGAGTTCGAACACGGTTAGGTGATCCCCCTTTCGTAACTGGCATCGAGGAATTGATACGAAATCTCACTAGTCTCGATTATGCTGACTACATTCGTGATAAGATCGATGATTATCGTACCTACACAGACTATAAGTTTTACGGAGCAGACTTCACGACATCAGAGGATCACGGAACGGCACACGTTTCGGTGCTGGCACCCAACGGAGATGCTGTATCTGTCACCAGTACTATTAACGATTA tTTCGGAGCCCATCTACTGTCCATGCGAACGGGCATTATTTTGAACGGAGAAATGGATGACTTTTCAACACCGGGTGTTATAAATATATTTGGAGTTCCGGCATCACCCGCGAACTACATTGCACCGGGTAAGCGTCCGTTGTCATCAATGGCTCCGACGATTGTTGTCGATCAAGAGGGAAACGTTCGATTGATTGTTGGTGGAGCTGGTGGAACCAGAATTACTACCGCTACTCTACAACTAGTGCTACGGAAGGTACTATTCGACCAGGAGTTGTCAACGCTAATGGCAGCTCCGCGAGTGCATCATCAGCTGGCCCCGATGGAGGTAGAGTTCGAAGAATCGGTGGAGAAATCGATCATCGAAGGTCTAACCGCTCGAGGTCATCGGACGACGAAAGTTGAGCGGGTCGCGACGACTACCGCGGTTGCGAGGGAGAGTGACGGTAGGGTGACAGCTGCCTATGATCCACGGCGACCGGGAAGTGTGGAAATTGTGGAACTAGACTAG